The Candidatus Komeilibacteria bacterium CG_4_10_14_0_2_um_filter_37_10 genomic sequence AACGGACAAATAGTCCAACAGCTAGTTGGTTATCAAGACAAGAGTAAATTAAAAGAAAAATTGGATAATTTAAAATAATATGAATCCATTAAATAACGCTATTAAACAACTATCTCAGGCCGCCCAAGAGTTGGGAATGAAAACGAACATTTTAAATAAATTAAAAAAACCAGTTCGTGTTATCCGTAAACAATTAAGTATTAAATTAGACAACGGTCAAACAGCAAAATTTGAAGCCTACCGCGTTCAACACAACAACTGGCGCGGACCATTTAAGGGTGGTATTCGCTTTCATCCCCAGGCTAATTTAGACGAAGTGAAGGCTTTGGCTTTATGGATGGCCATCAAGACGGCGGTGGTTAATATTCCGGTTGGTGGTAGCAAGGGCGGAATCAAAGTTGA encodes the following:
- a CDS encoding glutamate dehydrogenase, with the translated sequence MNPLNNAIKQLSQAAQELGMKTNILNKLKKPVRVIRKQLSIKLDNGQTAKFEAYRVQHNNWRGPFKGGIRFHPQANLDEVKALALWMAIKTAVVNIPVGGSKGGIKV